The Vigna angularis cultivar LongXiaoDou No.4 chromosome 6, ASM1680809v1, whole genome shotgun sequence genome contains the following window.
tttttaaaaaattaatttatttttgcaataaaaccacacctgaaaagtagaaaattgtctcagaacaattttgcaataatatatatgcgtttcatataaccaaagttctacttaatgtaaaatataatccactaccaaaactatcaagttaaaacttaaactaaaactaagcaatgttcaacaacaaataaaactattcctaactccatctttgcagaagataagcggtccactcctgccttatctgtctaattgtgtcctctggtataggcgatgtactcttgaagcgctgcaaaattcaagaaagattcattatggtttcatatatgtttgaagatgaatttgatttgtaatgtattcaaggtatacgtcattacctcattccagtcatctgtaatgacagctcgaatgatggtcttaatccaacacatcacataaaagccacattcccatgaatctagttgctggttacactaaaataacaaactaaatagttaagaatttagatca
Protein-coding sequences here:
- the LOC128197468 gene encoding uncharacterized protein LOC128197468 — encoded protein: MHWQLMVIIPKACKIIWFCSLHRKMKNDLRTMLQGVIGKSRGQLVQILYPKCNQQLDSWECGFYVMCWIKTIIRAVITDDWNERFKSTSPIPEDTIRQIRQEWTAYLLQRWS